The DNA window TCCCCAGGCACACCATCATCAGCGTGTAGGGCAGCGACGCATCTGCGCGGCCCACCCCAAACTCGGCCTGCACGGCGGGCAGCACGACTGACACGACATACATGCTGCTGTTGCCCAGTACGACCAAGCCCAGAGTGATCAGTAGACGCCAGGCGGCTTGGCGGGAATCGATGAGGGATGCGGGGGCGGGGGTGTTGGGCATGCGGGGCAATTTAACCGAAGGGGCTGCAAGTGCTGCGACACGGTACAGGAGGCTGCCGTACTCCCATTCGGTTGATATGGTTTTGATAGCTGCTAGCGCTTGATGGATAAGCGCCAGAGGACAATTTGGCTTGAACCTGTGGCTGGTGGGGCCACCTCCAGCCACCGCCCCGCGCAGGCTCGCTTTATGCACTCGCCTTGACATCCAAAGGTTGCGCCCCGCCACCACACACCCTACAGTGCATTAACAAATGTATACATAAATGAGCAAGATCAATCACAACAGAGGGAGATCCAAATGGAAGAGAAAGTGTTTTTCGAGCTCGGCAGTGTCAAGGTCACCAACGCCCGCTTTGTCGTGGACGCACAGACATTCGCCATGAGCAACGTGACATCCGTCGCGCCTGTGACCCAAGCTCCAAGCCGGTTTCTGCTGATCTTCATTCTTATCATCGGGTTGATGATCGTGTTCACCTCGGTGGTGTGGGGCATCGTTGTGATGGCAGTTGCGGGGGCGCTGCTATATCTACAAAAGACTCAGTACCACATCATGCTAAGAACCGCCGGAGGCGAAACTAAGGCGCTGACAACCCATGAGAAAGACTACTTTCATCAGGTGGTTGGTGCACTGAATGAGGCCATCGTGCATCGGGGTTAATGGCTCAGTAAATTGACTTGCGCTCGATCAGCATTGGAGAAAAAGAAGAATGACAAAGATGGTCACAATCAATCTGTTTGATGTCAGCTGGACACCTCAAACATTCCAGAAACTGAGTGATACGTTAGATGAGTTTCATTTGCTCAAGCTCGATCAACGGTGGCGCGGTGACATTCGGCTCGAGCAGATCGTAAAAATGCCTGCGGGGACTTACCCAAAACTTCCTCAGTTGTATCACCTCGACTTCGTTAAGAAGCGCGAGGTCGGGCCTGGCAAACTTGGAAATGCCGCCCCGGTTTCAGGCATCCGAATGCAAAAGGACGAGGACTTCGGAGAGGAGACAGCCGCGATCTACGTGCCCTCAAAAAAATGGCTACTTATATTGAACAACCAAGCCGGAATAGGGCCCACTAGGATGGCAGAGTATTTCAACGCTGTGGATCCTGGTAGCTCTAGACACTTTGCATATTCTGTGGACCCTAAACTAGACCCAAGTGTGCTGACGCGACTCGGTGGGATGAAAAATTTAACCTCTGTGGAGATTACAGCGACAGTTGACGCTTTGGACACAAGCAATAGTCAAATAGGCACAGCGATCGCTCTGGCCACGAGACCTGCACAAGCAGAACGTGTATCGATATCGTTAGGCGCCAATGCTGGCAGGAAGAAGCTGAACTTTCTAAAAAGCAAGCCTGTCAAAGAGCTAGTCGATACTCTGCTTGGAAAGACGAGCGAGGTGTCAGTATTAAGAGTTACGGGCGAAGACCCGACGACGGGAAAGAAGGATCAAGTTATTAATTTGCTTGAACACAAAATCAAGCGTCAATATAGGGCTGACGAATTAAAAGTGGTTGACCACCGATACACAATCCAATCACGCTGGGATATGCTGGACAGAGCCCTTTTGGGTTGGATCTGATTTTCACCATGGAATGGCGCCTCAAAATTGAAAAATCCATACCGTTTCTGGCAGCGGTAGGGGGAGGTGCAGCCTGGTGGTATGCAGATTTGAAAATTCCTAGTACCTATTCAAAAGAGCTATTGGGCGCGCTACTTTCGGCTGCATCAATATGTGCGGGTTTTTTGACAACTGCCCTCTCAATTCTCTTGCCGATTGGAGGAACTGAGACTGGTCGCCGTATGCATAGCAGCGGACTCATGCCGGGCGTACATCGTTATCTCCGCTCGGCAATTCTTGGCTGCCTGTTGTTGGCGGGTGTTTGCGTGCTTTTGTTCTTCTTTCTTCCTGAGGATGGGACAGCAATGTCTATGGTTTGGTCAACACTGCTTGTTGCAAATACTATTTACGCCGCATTCGCGTTGGCACGTGTTGCCGAGGTACTCCTAAATCTCTTTGAGCGGATGAGCCATCCTGACGACAAAAATGGATGATCGGTCGTAACCACAAGCTGTGATGCTTGCTGGAGGCAGGGCATGTAGGCACGCAGATTGATTCTTGGGTTGCATTACAACCGGTACGCTAGAGCAGCGGCTGGTGGGATATGCGCAGGGGTAAGTGGTAGGAGTGCCAAAGGGTGGCAAACTGGGATATCACTTCAAAATTGATAGCTGCATACGTTTATCTCACATGCGCTAGCAGCCAATTTACCCCTCAAACATTCGCCGAATCAGCCTTCGCCTCGGGCCACAGTTGCGGAAACATAAAGCGCAGCGCGTGCTGCGACAGGCCAAAGCGCACCTTGCCTTGTGGCGAGTCTGACTTGAGCAGGCCGCGTTTGACCCGTTCGCCCAATGCACGGCGGCGCCCCGGTCGCTCATGCCGAGCATGGCTTTGAATTCGCTATGTGGCATTTCTTCGCCACTCAAAAACAGGTAGTGCGGGCCGCGCAGGTTCTCCTGGCGCACGCCTTGTTTGCGCATAACGCCCCCTACACCAAGCAGGCTTCGATGCGAGTTTTGATTGCATCAAAGTCCAGCAGGCTGGCAAATAAGCGACGTTGGTTCAGGTAGGTGTCCAACACATAGTCCGCCCTCGCTATGACGGCTTGCTTTGGTTATGAATGCAACGAGGTTGTTATTGATTCGGCGCGAATTATTCGCGAACCTCGTTCGCGGAGTTTGTCGAAGCTCTTCGACAAACTCAGGGTGAACGATATCGTGTCTCAGGAATAAACCGTGCCGGATCAATAGCCAAGATCAGGCGTTGTTGGAGAGGGTGACGCAACGCTGGCACGCGAGGCAAGCACTACACTTTTAATAGCTACCAGCGCTTATTTTTAAAGCGCTATCGGCCTATTTGACCAAGATGTAGGCGGTATTCCGCCCGCCACCTTTCAGTCGCGCTAGCACACCCAGGGTCAACAGGTCGTTGATATCCCGCAGCGCCGTGTCCGCAGAGCATTTGCCCATCGCCGCCCACTTGGCGTTGGTCAGCTTGCCTTCCATGCCGTCCAGCACGCGGTTCAACACCAGGGTTTGCCGCGCATTCATGGGCGTGCCTGCCCAGCGCTGCCAGAACTGGGCTTTGTCCAGCACGCCCGCCAGCGTGGCGTCTGTGCCCTGCACGGCGCGCAGCAGGCAGCCCAGAAACCAGTGCAGCCACGGGGTCACGTCCAGCGGACCTTTTTGGGTGGCCTCTAGCTGGTCGTAATAGTCTTTGCGCTCGCGCTGTATCTGGGCGCTGAAGCTGTAGAAGCGTTGATGTGCATGTTGCCCCCACGCTCCGCCGCTGCGCGGGTCGCTGCCCCCCGGGTGGGCGCTCGTGCCTTGGGGCGGCCCGGCGGCACTCGTTTCTTCCGCGCGGGCCAGGGCCATGTCGCCCACGGCGCGGCTCAGGCGGCCGTTGCCGTCGTCAAACGGGTGCAGGGTGACCAGCCACAGGTGGGCCAGCCCGGCTTTGATGAGGGCGTCGCCCGCCGGGGCGGCTTCAAACCACTCAAAGAAGGCCTGGGTTTGCGCGGGCAGGGCGGCGGCGGGTGGGGCTTCAAAGTGCACCTTCTCCCGCCCCACGGGGCCGGACACCACTTGCATGGGGCCGCTGGCATCGGTGCGCCATGCGGCCACGGTGATGCGCATGCGCCCGCTGTAGCCGGTGGGGAACAGGGCGGCATGCCAGCCAAACAGGCGCTCGGGGGTAAGGGGCTGGGCATAGTTGCGGGTGGCGTCCAGGACCACGTCCACCACGCCGTCCACATGGCGGTCACTGGGGGCCAGGGCTCCAATATCGAGGCCCAGCTTGCGGGCTACGGAGGATCGCACGGCGTCCAGGTCCAGCCGCTCGCCTTCGATGGCGCTGGTGGTGATGACTTCTTGCGTCAGCACCTGCAGGGTGGCCTGGTCGCGCTGCGCCAGCCCCAGCTCTGCCATGCGCCCCGCCAGCATGCCCTGTGCGCGGTGCACCTGCGCCAGTGGCGCGGCCAGGGCGGCCGCGTCAAAAACAAGGTGCGGCCAATCGGACAATTGCCAGATGTAGCGGGGCGTGCGGGTGGGGCGGTGGGGGCGCATGCGGCGATTATGGGAACTATTCGCCGCTTTGTGTGCGGCGAATGACGCCGTAATACGGCTCAAAAGCGGGTGCGAAAGCCAATTTCGCTGCGCTTTTGATAGCTGCTAGCGCTTGTTGTGATTGCGCTAGAGGCCAATTTGGCCTCAAAAAATTAGCCGAATCAGCCTCCGCCTCGGGTCGCAGCTGCGGCAACATGAAGCGCAGCGCGTGCTGCGGCAAACCAAAGCGCACCTTGTCTTGTGGCGAGTCGGACTTGGGCAGGCCGTGCTTGACCAGTGCGCGCAGTGCAGCGGCGGCGCCCTGGTCGCTCATGCCCAGCATGAGCCTTGAATTCGCCACGCGGCATGTCTTCGTCGCTCAAAAACAGGGAGTGCAGGCCGCGATTGGCGCAGTTCCAACAATTGCGCCTCTATTGCGCCACAATCGCGCCATGAAGCCAGAAATCGCGCCATTGTCCTTCCCATCCCTTGCGGCCCCCTTGCTGCAAAGCATTCACGACGCCCCCGACGGACTCGGTTTGGCGCAGCTGTTGGCGCTGCACCCTGGTGTATCGCGCCGCACGGCCCAGCGTTGGCTGGCGGGGTGGGTGGCCGGGGGGCACATCGTGGCGCTGGGCGAGGCGCGGGCGCGGCGGTATTTGGGAGGTCGTGCGCGGGCCCCCAACGTTAATGGGGCGAACGGGACGGAAGGCACGGCGGACCACTTCCCTGCCACCATCCCCTTGTCCGCCGACAGCCGCGATGTGCTGGACTATGTGGACCAGCCCCTGGCGGCGCGCAAGCCGGTGGGGTATCAGCGCGATTTTCTGCAGGCGTACGAGCCCAATGTGACCTGGTATCTGCCTGCACAGCTGCGCCGCCAGTTGCACAACATGGGGCACACGGCGCAGGTCGGTGAGCCGGCAGGCACCTACAGCCGCGCCATCCTGAACCGGTTGCTGATTGACCTGTCGTGGGCGTCCAGCCAGCTGGAGGGCAACACGTATTCGCGGCTCGATACGCGGGCGTTGATTGAGCACGGGCAGGTGGCGCAAGGCAAGGCGGCAACAGAGACGCAAATGATCCTGAACCACAAGACCGCCATCGAGTTGCTGGTGGAGAGCGTGGAGCGGCAGGGCAGTGCGAGCGCGGCCGGGTTTGACCGCTACACGCTGCTGAACCTGCACGCTGCGTTGTCTGAAAACCTGCTGCCCAACCCGGCAGACGAAGGACGCGTTCGCCAGCACATCGTAGAGATTGGCAAGAGTGTGTTTCGCCCCTTGTCGGTTCCGCAGCAAATCGACGAGGCGCTGGCCATGCTGCTGACGAAGGCCAGCCAGATTGACGACCCGTTTGAGCAGGCGTTTTTCATGCTGGTGCACGTGCCGTATTTGCAGCCCTTTGCCGATATCAACAAGCGCACCTCGCGGCTCATCGCCAACTTGCCGCTGTTTCGCGCCAACCTGTGCCCGCTGACCTTTGTGGATGTGCCCGAGGCCGCCTATAGCCGCGCGATTTTGGGGGTGTACGAGTTGACGCGGGTAGAGCTGCTGCGCGATGTGTTCGTGTGGGCCTATGAGCGCTCAACGCAGGAATATCTGGCTATCAAGCAAGACCTGGCCGAGCCTGACCCCCTGCGCCTTGCCTACCGCGATGTGATCAAGCAGGCTATCCACGCGGTGGTGACGCATGCGCAGGATGAGGCACTGACCGTGATTGCGCATGCCGTGGCTGACCGTGTGCCTGAGCCGGACCGCGCTGCCGTGCAGGCGGTGATCGTGGATGAACTGCGCCGCCTGCATGAGGGCGTGTTGGCCCGCTACGGCCTGCGGCCTTCGGAATTCGCTGCGTGGAAAGTGCGGGTGCAGGGCTGACGGCTCCAGGGGTTTTATTTCTGTTTTGATAGCTGCTTGCACAGGCTGTGCAATCGCCAGGAGGCTGTGTTTCGCCATCCACCCTCCCATGCACCCAGCACGCCCAGCGCCAGAAAACCGTGGATATCGCGCAATGCGGTGTGGGCTGAGCATGGGGCCATCGCCGCCTATTTGGCATTGGTGAGCTT is part of the Simplicispira sp. 125 genome and encodes:
- a CDS encoding Fic family protein yields the protein MRPHRPTRTPRYIWQLSDWPHLVFDAAALAAPLAQVHRAQGMLAGRMAELGLAQRDQATLQVLTQEVITTSAIEGERLDLDAVRSSVARKLGLDIGALAPSDRHVDGVVDVVLDATRNYAQPLTPERLFGWHAALFPTGYSGRMRITVAAWRTDASGPMQVVSGPVGREKVHFEAPPAAALPAQTQAFFEWFEAAPAGDALIKAGLAHLWLVTLHPFDDGNGRLSRAVGDMALARAEETSAAGPPQGTSAHPGGSDPRSGGAWGQHAHQRFYSFSAQIQRERKDYYDQLEATQKGPLDVTPWLHWFLGCLLRAVQGTDATLAGVLDKAQFWQRWAGTPMNARQTLVLNRVLDGMEGKLTNAKWAAMGKCSADTALRDINDLLTLGVLARLKGGGRNTAYILVK
- a CDS encoding DUF6731 family protein, coding for MTKMVTINLFDVSWTPQTFQKLSDTLDEFHLLKLDQRWRGDIRLEQIVKMPAGTYPKLPQLYHLDFVKKREVGPGKLGNAAPVSGIRMQKDEDFGEETAAIYVPSKKWLLILNNQAGIGPTRMAEYFNAVDPGSSRHFAYSVDPKLDPSVLTRLGGMKNLTSVEITATVDALDTSNSQIGTAIALATRPAQAERVSISLGANAGRKKLNFLKSKPVKELVDTLLGKTSEVSVLRVTGEDPTTGKKDQVINLLEHKIKRQYRADELKVVDHRYTIQSRWDMLDRALLGWI
- a CDS encoding DUF6232 family protein encodes the protein MEEKVFFELGSVKVTNARFVVDAQTFAMSNVTSVAPVTQAPSRFLLIFILIIGLMIVFTSVVWGIVVMAVAGALLYLQKTQYHIMLRTAGGETKALTTHEKDYFHQVVGALNEAIVHRG
- a CDS encoding Fic family protein, which gives rise to MKPEIAPLSFPSLAAPLLQSIHDAPDGLGLAQLLALHPGVSRRTAQRWLAGWVAGGHIVALGEARARRYLGGRARAPNVNGANGTEGTADHFPATIPLSADSRDVLDYVDQPLAARKPVGYQRDFLQAYEPNVTWYLPAQLRRQLHNMGHTAQVGEPAGTYSRAILNRLLIDLSWASSQLEGNTYSRLDTRALIEHGQVAQGKAATETQMILNHKTAIELLVESVERQGSASAAGFDRYTLLNLHAALSENLLPNPADEGRVRQHIVEIGKSVFRPLSVPQQIDEALAMLLTKASQIDDPFEQAFFMLVHVPYLQPFADINKRTSRLIANLPLFRANLCPLTFVDVPEAAYSRAILGVYELTRVELLRDVFVWAYERSTQEYLAIKQDLAEPDPLRLAYRDVIKQAIHAVVTHAQDEALTVIAHAVADRVPEPDRAAVQAVIVDELRRLHEGVLARYGLRPSEFAAWKVRVQG